Proteins from one Diorhabda carinulata isolate Delta chromosome 10, icDioCari1.1, whole genome shotgun sequence genomic window:
- the LOC130898791 gene encoding O-acyltransferase like protein-like has product MKMIKIFIVFNTVLCFGNCNIYKELPSIFFIDNYEKCQSEGKIFCKTTINLKPTGENTSRYWKLIQHSIDNDQAYNHDELFHAVCTNRTEIGLERTISERYRENFKNFGLNAVIKRLNCGYVSDVNQADLFDWLWLLFCTSYVIYILIATYWDAKNEETSILSHNFGTYLRQFSLVRNFKKFKNIPSSEDFQKLKSIQGIRFYNMLLIIFCHTFSSYIGGYVDNTDYIENIPDNTVRHGIRNLLVYLVQTFFLFSAFLMSYHFFQIVQNRENDGHKPRIIYLSFFNRYLRLVPLIIVMIGMGGTIWILNIFKGPFKDAYADAEYIRCRKNWWSTLSFIHNHHNYHESCFFTTWYLAADTQLYVLSLSIMGVAWIYRKNVKYYLGYFFILGLLIPSIVTYVYDLDFIFRINPENSKMDNFRSFKFNAMYSSTYCNMATYMLGLTCGYAYLHLKNVEIPSKTVTEFLWFTSFFGLPVLVLGISSYHFSRLTNALLSGILKPIYALGIGIGVFGISKGLGGLIKKICEWKPAVLLGKLTYSTYIVHYGIVFHRTAVTTKPLYISDYVLLKSFIGDATISFFFGFLVYLVFETPASNMQNLLVPQVRHQRAKTEVSKDK; this is encoded by the exons atgaaaatgatcaaaatttttatagtgtTTAATACAGTTTTGTGCTTTGGAAATTGCA acATTTATAAAGAGCTaccgtcaatttttttcatcgacAATTACGAAAAATGTCAATCGGaaggtaaaattttttgtaaaacgaCAATTAATTTGAAACCTACGGGTGAAAATACGTCTCGTTATTGGAAATTGATACAG CATTCAATCGATAACGATCAAGCTTATAATCACGATGAATTATTCCACGCTGTATGTACGAATCGAACGGAAATCGGGCTGGAACGAACCATTTCCGAGCGTTAtcgtgaaaattttaaaaatttcggaCTCAACGCCGTCATTAAACGATTAAATTGTGGTTATGTTAGTGACGTGAATCAAGCGGATCTATTCGATTGGTTGTGGTT GTTATTCTGCACGTCATATGTCATTTACATACTCATAGCGACCTATTGGGATGCGAAGAATGAAGAAACCTCAATTCTGAGTCACAATTTCG GTACTTATCTGCGACAATTTTCTTTGGTGagaaattttaagaaattcaaAAACATCCCCTCCAGCgaagattttcaaaaactgaaaagcATCCAAGGGATCAGATTCTACAATATGTTGTTGATCATATTCTGTCATACTTTTTCCAGTTACATTGGAGGTTATGTGGACAACACGGATTACATcgaaaac attccGGATAATACCGTTCGACACGGTATACGTAATCTTCTAGTATATCTAGTgcaaactttttttctattttccgcTTTCCTGATGTCTTATCACTTTTTCCAAATCGTGCAGAACAGAGAAAACGACGGGCACAAACCGAGAATCATCTATCTGTCTTTCTTTAATAGATATTTAAG aTTAGTACCATTAATAATCGTAATGATAGGTATGGGGGGTACAATATGGATATTGAACATATTCAAAGGCCCTTTCAAAGATGCATACGCAGACGCCGAATACATCAGATGCAGAAAAAACTGGTGGTCGACTTTATCATTCATCCACAATCATCACAATTACCACGAAAGT tgtttttttacCACCTGGTATCTAGCGGCCGATACGCAACTGTACGTTTTATCGTTATCCATAATGGGAGTGGCTtggatatatagaaaaaacgTCAAATATTACTTAgggtattttttcatattagggTTACTAATACCCTCTATTGTAACATACGTTTAcgatttagattttatttttcgtattaACCCCGA AAATTCGAAAATGGATAACTTCAGATCGTTCAAATTTAACGCGATGTATTCGTCCACGTATTGCAACATGGCGACTTATATGTTAGGATTAACTTGCGGTTACGcctatttacatttaaaaaacgTCGAAATCCCATCGAAAACG GTGACGGAATTTTTGTGGTTTACGTCGTTTTTCGGTTTACCAGTACTGGTTTTAGGAATTTCGTCGTATCATTTTTCAAGATTGACTAACGCCCTTTTGAGCGGTATATTAAAACCGATTTACGCTCTCGGTATAGGTATAGGGGTGTTCGGAATATCGAAAGGACTCGgag gtttgataaaaaaaatatgcgaATGGAAACCGGCGGTACTGCTAGGAAAATTGACTTACAGTACATATATAGTTCATTACGGTATAGTTTTCCATAGAACTGCAGTTACTACTAAACCTTTATACATATCAGATTACGTATTG cTAAAATCGTTCATAGGGGACGCCACAATCTCGTTTTTCTTCGGGTTTCTTGTGTATCTGGTATTCGAAACGCCTGCTTCGAATATGCAAAATTTACTTGTACCCCAAGTAAGACATCAAAGAGCCAAAACGGAAGTTTCGAAAGACAAATAG